The stretch of DNA ATTTTTATCTTTCCAGCAAGATCATTTGCGTCTTTTACCTTGCATAAAAGTCCGTTGTAGCCGTCCTTTACAGCTTCATTGCAGCCTGTCACGTCACTTGCAACGACTGCTTTAGCCATGCTCATCGCCTCTAAAACCGTTCTTGGAAAGCCCTCTTTATAGCTAGGAAGTGCTAGCAAATAAGAAGCCTTTAAAAGCTGCGGTATGTCGTTTCTAGCGCCAAGATATCGCACCTTGCCACCTTTTAAAAAGCTCTCGTCAGCAGTTGATTTATTACCAGCAAAGCCCTCGCCCACAAAGACAAATTCGCAGTTTTTGTAGCCATTTAAAATTTCAGCTGCCTCGTAAAATTCACGAACGCCCTTGTGCCACATGGCTCTTGCGATCATTAAAATTACCTTTTTATCACCCAGGTCAGCTGCCTGCGTGATAGCTGGATCAAATTTAGCAGTATCCACGCCGACACTTTTTATGCGGTAAACTTTACTTTTATCTATCAAATTTTTTGAAATCATATAATCAGCATCCGAGTCGTTTACAAACACGCAAGCATCGGCCTTTGCGAATGAAAATTTATAAAGACTCTCCATGACAAAACGCACAGCCTTTGTCTTAATATCATCATCTATATAAAAGCTACCAAGGCCTTCCACCAAATTTATCACGTGTTTTATGCCAGCGTTTTTGGCAGCAAACGTGCCAAATACATTTGACTTGTGAGCGCCAGTTTGAAGCAGGTCTAAATTTAGCTCGCCCAAAATTTGAGATAGTTTTTTTGAGTTATTTATCACAGTTAGTGGATTTAGGCTAGCCTTGTCAAGCTCGTATGTAACAGCGTGAAAGCTTTTAGCAAGCTCCTCAGTAAAGTCACCTTTTGGAGCGATAGCAAAAACTTCATGCCCCATATCTTTTAAAGCCTGCATAATAGGGCGTCTAAAAAAGTGTATACTCATGTCAGCGTGGCTTAAAAACCCTATCCTTGCCATTTTTACCTCTTTAGTTTATAAATTTTTGCCGCCCCATCAAGTATGACTGGCTCAAAAATTTTTGGATCGTACCTTTCAAGCACAAAAAGCTGGATGTATGCGCTATTTAAAATACTTTCATCAAGGATGATAAACCTACCATAATCTCTCATAAAAATGACAGAAATATTTGAGCTTTCGTTATTTTTATACTCTTTGACATTTAGCTTGCCAGCCTCATTATAATCAGTCTCTATGAAAGATTTAAGAGGCAAGATGTTGCTATCATAGATTAAATTTGTGACATCACTTGTGAGCGTAAATCCACCATTTAGCCTAATGCCATTTTCATTTTGAGAGATCGCTCTTGTGACGATAAAAAGGCCGTTGTTTAAATTTTTACCGCTTTTTAGATCGATCTTGCTAAATTGCAAAATTGTCGGAAAAATACTAAGCATCCTATCTGGCAAGTAGTAGTAAATATCCCTTGTCTTTGCTGGCAGGCTAAAATTTGCCTCTTTTATCTCGCTAAAAAACTGATCTACGCTTAAATTTCTATCTTTTAAAATTTGAGCCAAGTTGCCATTAAAGTGCTCTTTGAAATTTCGCTCAGTGTATTCTACATCGAGCCTTGCCATATTTGCCGAGCTCATCTCGTCGCTTCCAAGCGCAAAGCTCACGGCAAAATTTTCACGTCCAAGGTGCTTTCCGCCGTCAATTAGTGTCTTAACATCGCTGTAATATCTAATCGGATATCCATAGTCCCACCACGCAACCACGTAGTCCTCGCGTCCTGCGATGCCTTTTAGCTTATTTAAAATTTCAACCTCTTTGTGCACAAAAACTGGCTCAGCTTTGTAACCATAGATATGAATGAGCGCTGGAGTAAGAGCAAGCACGGTTACAAAGGCTCTCGCAAGATTTAGCACCGCTCCTTTTAGCTTTAAATTTGAAAGTATAAACTCCACCAAATAGCCAAATCCAAGTGCCATGATAGGCACAGCATAAATAGTAAATCTAAGGCCGCTTTTAAAGGCTAAAAAACCAAGAGCTAGCATGCCAAGTGAAACAGCAAATGAGCGGTATTTAAAGCAAAAAAGAGCAACGCCAGCAAGCGAGATCAAAAATGTGATGACATTTGCGCTGATCCTCTCGCAAAATAGCGTAAAATCAACGATGCTTGACTCTTGGATGGTTTGATTGACATTAAAAAAGTGAAAACTCATGCCGCCAACTTCAGGTGCATCTCTAAAGACGTAAAATTTAAGCTGAAAAATAATAGGATTTAGTCCGCCACGAATGACAAAGACGATAAATATAACTGCCAAAATGCCAAGAGCAAATTTTAAATTCATCATCTCTTTTTTAAATAAGCAAAGCAGATAAATAGCTATAATAGCGATAAATTTAAGCGTTAGATCAAGATTTGAAATGGCAAGTAAAAGCAGCAAAATTTCAAGGTAAAAAAGTGGATTTTTCCTATCAAAAACGAGCGTGTAAAGTAAAAATAGCCCAGTTAAAATGCTAATAAGCGAAAATGCGCTCGCATACCACCACATATAAATAAGCACGCTTAAAGGTGCGATTATTAGGCTCTTTGCGTCCTTTTTTTCAAGCACTCTAACAAGCCCCCAAACGACAAAGACGCTAAGTGGGATGATGAGCATATCAGTATCGTAGTAGCCTGCCATCGTGCGGTTGTAGTAGCTATTTGCGATCACTGCAAGAAGTGCGGCGATGAAGCCAGCAAATTTTAGCTTATACTCATTTGCGATCAAAATAACTGGCACAGCCACAAGCGATGAGAAAAATACGCTCATATAAATCATCGCCGTCTCAAGCTTGACACCTAGAAATTTCACGATCCAGTAAGTAAGCGTCGAGAGCGGATAGCCGTAGTAGCTAAGGTCGTTTTCTTGGTGAAAGCCAGCCAGCATGTCCCTTGCACCCTCGGCAAATGCGTAGCCGTCGTTTGTGCTAATCATCAGCTCGTTGTTCCAGAAAAATACCGGATATTCACTCGCCCAAAAGACCCAGTAAAGCCTACAAATCATGCTAAAAAAGACTGCGACAAATATCATAAGGTATAAAGAGTAATTTTTAAAAAATAAATTTCTATTCATTAGGATTTTCCAAAAAATTTATAAGCTCGCTCGCTATA from Campylobacter concisus encodes:
- the pglA gene encoding N,N'-diacetylbacillosaminyl-diphospho-undecaprenol alpha-1,3-N-acetylgalactosaminyltransferase; this translates as MARIGFLSHADMSIHFFRRPIMQALKDMGHEVFAIAPKGDFTEELAKSFHAVTYELDKASLNPLTVINNSKKLSQILGELNLDLLQTGAHKSNVFGTFAAKNAGIKHVINLVEGLGSFYIDDDIKTKAVRFVMESLYKFSFAKADACVFVNDSDADYMISKNLIDKSKVYRIKSVGVDTAKFDPAITQAADLGDKKVILMIARAMWHKGVREFYEAAEILNGYKNCEFVFVGEGFAGNKSTADESFLKGGKVRYLGARNDIPQLLKASYLLALPSYKEGFPRTVLEAMSMAKAVVASDVTGCNEAVKDGYNGLLCKVKDANDLAGKIKILLDDEALCARLGQNGRDWAVSEFDEKQIAKRYIEIYRKFIDV
- a CDS encoding STT3 domain-containing protein, producing the protein MNRNLFFKNYSLYLMIFVAVFFSMICRLYWVFWASEYPVFFWNNELMISTNDGYAFAEGARDMLAGFHQENDLSYYGYPLSTLTYWIVKFLGVKLETAMIYMSVFFSSLVAVPVILIANEYKLKFAGFIAALLAVIANSYYNRTMAGYYDTDMLIIPLSVFVVWGLVRVLEKKDAKSLIIAPLSVLIYMWWYASAFSLISILTGLFLLYTLVFDRKNPLFYLEILLLLLAISNLDLTLKFIAIIAIYLLCLFKKEMMNLKFALGILAVIFIVFVIRGGLNPIIFQLKFYVFRDAPEVGGMSFHFFNVNQTIQESSIVDFTLFCERISANVITFLISLAGVALFCFKYRSFAVSLGMLALGFLAFKSGLRFTIYAVPIMALGFGYLVEFILSNLKLKGAVLNLARAFVTVLALTPALIHIYGYKAEPVFVHKEVEILNKLKGIAGREDYVVAWWDYGYPIRYYSDVKTLIDGGKHLGRENFAVSFALGSDEMSSANMARLDVEYTERNFKEHFNGNLAQILKDRNLSVDQFFSEIKEANFSLPAKTRDIYYYLPDRMLSIFPTILQFSKIDLKSGKNLNNGLFIVTRAISQNENGIRLNGGFTLTSDVTNLIYDSNILPLKSFIETDYNEAGKLNVKEYKNNESSNISVIFMRDYGRFIILDESILNSAYIQLFVLERYDPKIFEPVILDGAAKIYKLKR